CGCGGGCCCGCAAAGACCCCGGCTCGCCGAGCATCCGCACCGGCCACTCCGGATCGCCGTACGACAGGTCGGCGCAGCGGCGCTGGTCGGCCGCGTCCAGCCCGAAGCCCAGGTCGAGCCGCCACGGGCCGGCGATCTCCTCGGCCAGGAACCGCCCCACCGTCCGCCCGTCCACCCGGCGGACCAGCTCGCCCACCAGGTGCCCGTACGTCCAGGCGTGCTCGCCCGCGACGGAGCCCGGGTCCCACTCCGGTTCGGCGGCGGCCAGGTCGGCGCAGAGCAGCGTCCAGTCGGCGACCGCCTCCGCGGGCCGGGGCACCGGGAAGGCCGGCAGCCCGGCGGTGTGGCTGAGCACCTGCCGCACGGTGGCGGGCGTACGGAACTCCGGCCAGTACGCCGCGACCGGTGCGTCCAGCTCCACCCGTCCCCGGTCGACCAGCACGAGCAGGCAGAGCGCCGCCACCGGCTTGCCGACGGAGTAGACGTCGACCAGCGTGTCGGGCCGCCACGGATCGCCCGAACGTGCCGCGGGCCCGACCGCCGCGCGGACGCCGCCGACCAGGTCGACGACTGGACGGCCGTCGTACCAGACGGCCAGGCCGGCGCCCGTCTCCCGGCCGGCGGAGAACAGGTCGTGGAAGCAGTCCCGGACCGGGGCGAAGCGTGCGTGCATCGGGTCACCGTAGGCCGCGCGGAGGTTACCGGCGCGGGAATTCCGGCGCGCGGCGCTGGCCGACGTCCCCGCGCGGGAGGATGCTGGCCAGATGGCGGAGCCGGAGATCGTGGACGTGGTGGTGGTCGGACTCGGCGTCGGCGGCGAGGAGGTGGCCGGGCGGCTCGCCGAGGCCGGCCTCACCGTGGTCGGCGTCGAACGGAACCTGGTCGGTGGGGAGTGTCCCTACTGGGGGTGCATCCCCAGCAAGATGATGATCCGGGCGGCGAACGCGCTGGCCGAGGCGCGGCGCGTCGACCAGTTGGCCGGCACGGCGGAGGTCCGGCCGGACTGGGCGCCGGTCGCCAGGCGGATCCGCGAGGAGGCCACCGACACCTGGGACGACCGGGTCGCGGTGGAGCGGTTCACCGGCAAGGGCGGCCGGTTCCTGCGCGGCAGCGCCCGGCTCGACGGCCCCGACCGGGTGGTCGTCGGCGACCGGGTCCTCCAGGCCCGGTACGGCATCGTCGTCGGCACCGGCACCAGTCCGTCCGTCCCGCCGATCGACGGGCTGGCCGACACCCCGTACTGGACGAACCACCAGGCGATCGAGGTCGAGGAACTGCCCTCGTCGCTGCTGGTGCTCGGTGGCGGCGCGATCGGGCTGGAGCTGGCGCAGGTCTTCGCCCGGTTCGGCGTCCGGGTGACCGTCGTCGAGGCGGCGGACCGGGTGCTCGCCATCGACGAGCCGGAGGCGTCGGAGATCGCGGCGGCGGCGCTGCGCGCCGACGGGGTCCGGATCCACACCGGGGTGCAGGCCGAGCGGGTCAGCCACGACGGCGCGGCGTTCACCGTGCACGCGGGCGACGAGGCGTACACCGCCGAGCGGCTGCTGGTGGTCACCGGCCGCAAGGCCCACCTGGAGGAGTTGGGGCTGGACAGCGTCGGCGTCGACTGCGCGCAGCGCTACCTGCCGGTCGACGACCGGATGCACGCCGCCGACGGGGTGTGGGCCGTCGGCGACATCACCGGCGAGGGGGCGTTCACCCACGTCGCCATGTACCAGGCGTCGATCGTGGTGGCCGACCTGCTCGACCACGTCCGTCGGGCCCGGGGCGGCCCGGACGCCAGCGGCACCGCCAGCGTGGTCGGCGGCGCGATGGGCGCGAGCAGCGCCGTCGGCGGTACCGCGGGCGCGTCCGGGCCGGGCGGCGCGGCCGGCATGGTCCCGCGCGCCGACTACCGGGCCCTGCCCCGGGTCACCTTCACCGACCCGGAGGTCGGCGCGGTCGGCCTCACCGAGCGGCAGGCCCGGGAGCGCGGGATCAACGTGCAGGTCGGCTTCGCCCCGCTCCCGTCGTCGGCCCGGGGCTGGATCCACAAGGCCGGCAACGAGGGCTTCGTCAAGCTGGTCGCCGACGCCGACCAAGGCGTGCTGATCGGCGCGACGTCGGTCGGCCCGGCCGGCGGTGAGGTGCTGTCGGGGCTGGTCGTGGCGGTGCACGCCGCCGTGCCGCTCAGCCGGCTCCGGCACATGATCTACGCGTACCCGACGTTCCACCGGGCGATCGAGGACGCGCTGCGCGACCTGAGCTGACGCGGGCTCACCGGCCGTGCCGGCCGGCGCCGGCCGCGAAGCGGGCCGCGCCGGCCACGGCGTCCGTGGCGAGCGAGTCCAGGCCGTAGGCCAGCTCGGTGGCCATCGCCTCCGGCTCGGACAGACCCGCGCCGGCCAGCACCGAGGCGCGGTCGTTGCGCAGGCACGCCTGCGGGTGGCGGGCGATGTCGGCGGCCAGCCGCTCGGCCGCCGTCCGCGACTCACCCGGCGGGACCACCCGGTTGACCAGACCCATCGCGTACGCCTCGTCGGCGCCGACCGGGCGGCCGGTGAGGATCAGGTCCATCGCGCGGCTCTCCCCGATCAGCCTGGGCAGCCGCACCGTCCCGCCGTCGACGAGCGGTACGCCCCACCGCCGGCAGAAGACCCCGAGCACCGCGTCCGACTCGGCGACCCGCAGGTCGCACCAGAGCGCCAGCTCCAGCCCGCCGGCCACGGCGTACCCGGAGATCGCGGCGACGACCGGCTTGGACAGCGACATCCGGGTCGGACCCATCGGGCCGTCGCCGTCCGGCTCGACCCGGTTGCCGCGCGGCGTGCCGATCGCCTTGAGGTCGGCCCCCGAGCAGAACGTGCCGCCCGCGCCCCAGAGCACCGCGACCCGGGCGTCCGGGTCGGCCTCGAAGGCGCGGAACGCGTCGGCGAGGGCCCGCGCGGTCGGCCCGTCGACGGCGTTGCGGGACGCCGCCCGATCCAGGATCACCGTGGTCACCGGTCCGTCGTGCGCCACGTGTACGGCCATCGGCACAGCATGCCCTCCGGTGGCGCCGGCCCGCCAGGGGCAGGCCGGCGCCCGATGGTCAGTTGCCGCAGGCGGCGTCGACCGCCTTCAGGGTCGGGTCCAGGTCCGGGGCCTCCACCTTGGTGGCGTCCGGGCCGGTGAGCCGCTTCTTGACCGCGCCGGCCAGGTTCTCCAGGGCGGTGCGCACCTGCGGGTCGGCCGCCTTGGGCGCCTCGACGCGCAGCCCCTCGGCGATGGCGGTGTAGTTCGCGCGGACCTTCTCGCCCGCCTCCTTGGCGCTGACCGGCTTGTCGATGGCCGCGATGGCGTCGTCCGCCATCGCGACGAAGTGCTTCTTGACCAGGGCGAGGCTGGCGTCGCAGACCTGCTTGCTGTTGGCGGCGACGTCGACCGTCGGGCTGGGCGCGGTGGACGCCGACGGCGCGGCGGCCGGCGTGGCCGACTTCTCCTCGCTCTGGCAGCCCGCCGCGAGGCCGGCGGCGACGACCAGGGTCAGGGCGGTACGGACGATTCGGGCAGGCGTACGCGTCATGGTGTTTCCCCCGTGGGTGCTGGCCTCGACGGTCGGCTCGACCGGGTCACAGGCCGGAGTCCGACACTGTAGACGGCGACCGGGCCGGCGCGCCTGCCGGTTCCACCCGTCCGGCCGCTAGCATCGCCGACGGCACGATCATGCGAGGTGCCCCGCGGCTGCGGGGAGAATCTGGGAAGCCGGTGCGAATCCGGCACGGGCCCGCCGCGGTGACCGGGGAGCCACCGTCCACGCGCGAGCAGCGCAGCCACTGGCCGTACGGCTGGGAAGGCGGACGGCCAGGCGTCGATCCGGGAGTCCGAAGACCGGCCTCGCGTCGACCGCCCACCTGCCGGTGGGCCGAGCGCAGCGGGAGCCTGCCATGGACCTCTACACCGCCATCCACCGCCGTCGGGACGTCCGCGCCGAGTTCACCGGCGCGCCGGTGCCGGACGACACCCTGCACCGGGTCCTCGACGCGGCGCACGCCGCGCCCAGCGTCGGCTACTCGCAGCCGTGGGACTTCGTCCTGGTCCGGGACGCCGGGATCCGTCGCCGCTTCCACGAGCACGTGCAGGTGGAGCGGGACACCTTCGCCGCCACCCTGGACGGCGAGGCGGCCGCCCGGTTCGCCCGTATCAAGATCGACGGGGTGTTGGAGTCGACCCTGTCGATCGTGGTCACCTACGACCCGTCCCGGGGCGGCCCCGCCGTGCTCGGCCGGCACGCCATCGCCGACGCCGGCCTCTACTCGGTCTGCCTGGCGATCCAGAACCTCTGGCTCGCCGCCACCGCCGAAGGACTCGGCGTCGGCTGGGTCTCCTTCTACCGGGAGCCGTTCCTGGCCGACCTGCTGGGCGTCCCGGCGGGGATCCGCCCGGTCGCCTGGCTCTGTGTCGGGCCGGTGACCCACCTGGAGTCCGTCCCCGACCTGGCCCGGCACGGGTGGCGGCAGAAGCGCCCGCTGGCCGAGGCGCTGCACAGCGACCGCTGGGGTGGCTGAGCCCAGCGGCGGCCATCCGTCACCCGACGTCGACAACTCGTCCGGCGCGGGTGACGGTGGTCAGCCCCAGCCACGTCGCCAGCGCCTCCAGCTCCGCGTCGACGGCCGCGCTGACCTCACCGTCGAAGGGGACGTCCTCGTGGACGGCGTGCACCCGCAGCACGCCCGCCTTCCGGTCGGCGGTGGCGTCCACCTTGCCGACCATCCGGTCGTGGTGCAGCACGGGCAGCGCGAAGTAGCCCCAGCGCCGCTTGGCCTTCGGCACGTACATCTCCAGGACGTACTCGAAGTCGAACAGCTCCCACAGCCGTTTCCGGTCGTGGACCAGCCGGTCGAAGGGGGACAGCAGCGCGGTGCGCCCGGCGAACGGCTGGTCCAGCGCCGCCGGGTCGACCCGCCAACCACCCGGGGTGCCCTCGACCTCGGCCGGCTCACCGGCCTCCCCGACCACCGACGCCCGGGCGATGCCCAGCGAGCGCAGCCGTCGCTCGTCGCGGATCCGCCGGGCCTCGTCCGCCGGCACGACCTCGGTGTCCGCCGGATAGACCCGCTCGGCCAGGTCCCACCGCCGCTGACGGCCGATCCGGCCGGCGATGGCGACCTCGCCCCGGGCGGCGAGGAACTCCAGCATCTGGGTGACGTTGCGGTTGTTCGTCCAGCCGGTCGACGGCCACGGCACCACACTGCGGTCCGGCACCTCGCGGGACAGCAGCGGGCCGGAGTCGCGCAGCAGGTCGAGCACGTACCGGCGGAAGGAGTCGTTCGCGGTCAGCCAGGCGAGCGCGCGGCTGCCCTCCGGCGGCCAGGCCGCCATGTCGGCCAGGTGCAGCCCGAGATCCGTCATCGGCCGGACGTAGGCGTTGTGCTCGTACAGGGTGCGGTCCCGCTCCACCGCCTGCTGCAGGTGCGCCGGCCGGTACCCGGCGCCGAGCCGGCACCAGGCGACGAGGTCGGCGCTGGGCGCCACGGCCGCCGTCGGATCGAGCTGGAGGAAGGTGAGCTGCTCGACCGTCGGCAGCAGATCCGAGGACCGGTTGGCGTCGAGCAGTTGCGCGCGTACCGCGACGCGTCGGGCCTCGGCGCGGGAGATCCGGTGGGGACGCATCCCGGGAGGTTAGCCCAGGCGTCCTCCGTGCGGGGGATCGTGCCGCCCGCCCGGTTTGCGACCGCACCTGCCGGGAAGTCGGAGAAGGTGCGAGCGCTGATGACGAAGATCGAGCAGAACGCGAAGCTGGACCGGATCGGTGACCGGCTGCAACGCGCGGTGCAGGGGACCCTGCGCCCGCAGCGGGTCCGCGACCTGCTGCACGGCGTCTGGCTGGGCCACCCGCTGCACCCGGCGATGGTGCAGGTGCCGGTGGGCGCCTGGATCAGCGCCGCCTTGGTGGACCTGCTGCCCGGGCAGCGCCGGGCGGCGACCACACTGGTCGCCCTCGGCACGGTGGGCGCGGTGCCCGCCGCCGTCGCCGGGCTGAACGACTGGGCTGCCCTCGCCCGGGACCAGCGCCGGGTCGGCCTGGTGCACGCCGCCGCCAACTCCGTCGGACTGGCGCTCTACGCCGGTTCGCTGGCCGCCCGGCTCAGTGGCCGGCACGGGACGGGCCGGGCGCTGGCGTACCTGGGGTTGAGCGCGGCGAGCGCCGGGGCGTACATCGGCGGGCACCTGGCGTACAAGCAGGGTGCGCAGGTCAGCCAGAGCATCTCCGAGCTGCACCGGATGAGCGACGAGTGGAAGGCGGTCGCCGACCTGGCCACCCTGCCGCAGCGCCGGCTCGTCACCCGCGAGGTGGACGACGTCTCGGTGATTCTCTACCGGCACGGCGACGAGGTCACCGTGATGCTGGAACGCTGCCCGCACCAGAGTGGCCCGCTCGGCGAGGGCGAGGTGCAGGAGATCGACGGGCACGACTGCGTGGTCTGCCCGTGGCACGGCTCGGCGTTCCGCCTCAACGGCGGCGAGGTCGTGCACGGGCCGTCCCCCAACGACCAGCAGCTCCTGCCCACCCGGGTGGTCGACGGCGTGCTGCAGACCAAGCTGCCCTGACCCGGGTCGGTCCCGGCGGTGCCGCGCGGGTGACCCACCCGCTCCTGGTCAGTCCCGGCGGTGCCGCCCGGTGACCAGCGCGCGGGCAGCGGCGGCGGTGGCCCGGGCCGGGCGGCGGCGCAGCCCCAGGACCGCGCCGATCTGCGCGCCGACGATGCTCGCCACGGCGAGCACCGCCGAGACGGCCAGCGGCCGGTTGATGCCGTCGTCGGCGGTGGCCCGGGACGCCCCGGCGGCCAGCGCCGGCGGCACCCCCACCGGCTCGTCCCGCTGCGGCGCCGGCTGCTGCGGCACCGGCTGCTCCGGCGATCGCGGGTCGACCCGCTCGTCCGGGGTGGCCCGGGTGTCCGGCCCCGGCGCGCCGGGCGTGGCCGTCCCCGGTGACTCCTGCGGGGTGGCCGCGGGCGGGCGCGGCGACGGCTTGCGGGGCGGGGACGCCACCAGGCGGCCGGTCGCGTGCTGCCGGGCGCCACTGTCGGTGGCCTGCGCCGGCAACTTGATCAACTGGCCGGGGCGGATCCGGTCCGGGTCGGCCAGCCGGTTGAGCCGGGCCACCTCCCGGTAGCGGTCGAAGTCGTCCAGGTAGCGCTCGGCCACCTCACCCAGGTAGTCGCCCCTGGCGACCTGGTAGACGGGTGGGGTCGCCGGCGTACGGGTGGCCTCGGACCCGCTGCCCTCCGGCACCGCGCCCGCCGTCGTCGCCGTCGGCGCGGCCAGCACAACCGTGGTGGCGGCCGGCGGCGCGGCTGCGACCGTCGCCGGGTACGCCACGGTCGTCGCCGCGCTGGCCGCCGGGGCCGCCGCGACGATCAGCGCGACCGATCCGACCAGGGCCGCCGCCGCCCGCTGCTGCCGGCTCATCCCGGGCAGCCGGGGCGCGGGTCGCCGTGCCGCCTGCGCCCCCAGCTCCACCAGGACGGAGAAGGTGAACGTCGCCCAGCCGAACCAGCCGAGGACCGCCAGCGCCCGCAGGAAGAGCCGGCCGTCGTCGCGACTGGTCAGCGCGGTGCCCACCTCGGCGAGGGTGGGCAGGTGGTCGGGGAGCGGGTTGCCGGCGAAGGCGAGCAGCGCCACCGGTGCGCCCGCCAGCAGCGCGATCAGCACGACCAGCGAGCCGAAGCCGGTGAGCAGCTGCCCGGCCCGCCGGGCGGCGGAACCACGGGGTGCGGTCATGGCGGCCTTCCTTCCTACGGTGCCTCGGTGAGGGCGCGCGCGGTGGCCTCGCCCGAGACGGTGACGGTGCTGTCCATGCCGAACAGGCCGAGCATGTGCCGGCGGTAGGTGACGGTGACCCGGACCTGGATCTGCTTCTCGCCGCCGACCACCGGGAAGGTGACCCGGTAGCGGGTCACGCCGGCCGCCGCGAGGTAGTCGCGGACGGCGGCCCGGGCGTCGGCCTCGTCGATCTCCTTCGGGCCGCCCTCGATCGCCCGGGCCCGGTCGACGGCCTGGCCGCCGCTGCGGGCCGCCTCGGCGGCGAGGTTGTCGGCGCGTTGCAGGGACCGGAGCTGACCGGCGCCGTCGTACGCGACCCCGATGATCGCCAGCACGCCGGTCATGGTGACGGCGAGGAACAGGCTGACCCGTCCCTCGTCCCGCCGCAGCCCGCGCGCCCTCATCCCCGGCTCCGGTAGCGGTCCAGCGGCGAGGTGAAGGTCGCCGAGGCGGTGGTGCGCAGCGGCACGCCGGGCAGGCCGGGGGCCCGCAGGTCGGCGTGGGAGACCACGCAGGTGATCGCGACCGTCACGCTCGCCGGCTCCCCGACCGGGCTGCGGTACGCCGCGTCGAAGCCGGCCGGCCGGCCGCGTACCGAACCGCTGAAGGTGATCCTCGGGGCGCCCTCGCAGTTGAGGCGTCGCCAGTCGAGCTGGCGGCGGACGGCGTTCCGGGCGGCGGCGCGGGCGGTGGCGGCGTCCCGGGAGATCGAGGCGGCCCGGGCGGCGTCGTGCGCGGCCGACTCGACCGCCTCGTCGGCGACCGCCGTCCGCCCGGTCACCCCGGCCAGCACCATCAGCATGATGAACGCCGGGGCCAGCACGGCCACCTCCACCGACACCGAGCCCCGGGCACGGCCGTCCACCGGGGCGCTCACGGGGTGGTCCAGCGCTCGACGGTGCCGTGCGCGGTCTGCCGTACCCCGAAGCTGACGCCCGGGACGACCGACAGGGACCGGCCGG
This genomic interval from Micromonospora coxensis contains the following:
- a CDS encoding LysM peptidoglycan-binding domain-containing protein encodes the protein MTAPRGSAARRAGQLLTGFGSLVVLIALLAGAPVALLAFAGNPLPDHLPTLAEVGTALTSRDDGRLFLRALAVLGWFGWATFTFSVLVELGAQAARRPAPRLPGMSRQQRAAAALVGSVALIVAAAPAASAATTVAYPATVAAAPPAATTVVLAAPTATTAGAVPEGSGSEATRTPATPPVYQVARGDYLGEVAERYLDDFDRYREVARLNRLADPDRIRPGQLIKLPAQATDSGARQHATGRLVASPPRKPSPRPPAATPQESPGTATPGAPGPDTRATPDERVDPRSPEQPVPQQPAPQRDEPVGVPPALAAGASRATADDGINRPLAVSAVLAVASIVGAQIGAVLGLRRRPARATAAAARALVTGRHRRD
- a CDS encoding crotonase/enoyl-CoA hydratase family protein — encoded protein: MAVHVAHDGPVTTVILDRAASRNAVDGPTARALADAFRAFEADPDARVAVLWGAGGTFCSGADLKAIGTPRGNRVEPDGDGPMGPTRMSLSKPVVAAISGYAVAGGLELALWCDLRVAESDAVLGVFCRRWGVPLVDGGTVRLPRLIGESRAMDLILTGRPVGADEAYAMGLVNRVVPPGESRTAAERLAADIARHPQACLRNDRASVLAGAGLSEPEAMATELAYGLDSLATDAVAGAARFAAGAGRHGR
- a CDS encoding dihydrolipoyl dehydrogenase family protein, with the translated sequence MAEPEIVDVVVVGLGVGGEEVAGRLAEAGLTVVGVERNLVGGECPYWGCIPSKMMIRAANALAEARRVDQLAGTAEVRPDWAPVARRIREEATDTWDDRVAVERFTGKGGRFLRGSARLDGPDRVVVGDRVLQARYGIVVGTGTSPSVPPIDGLADTPYWTNHQAIEVEELPSSLLVLGGGAIGLELAQVFARFGVRVTVVEAADRVLAIDEPEASEIAAAALRADGVRIHTGVQAERVSHDGAAFTVHAGDEAYTAERLLVVTGRKAHLEELGLDSVGVDCAQRYLPVDDRMHAADGVWAVGDITGEGAFTHVAMYQASIVVADLLDHVRRARGGPDASGTASVVGGAMGASSAVGGTAGASGPGGAAGMVPRADYRALPRVTFTDPEVGAVGLTERQARERGINVQVGFAPLPSSARGWIHKAGNEGFVKLVADADQGVLIGATSVGPAGGEVLSGLVVAVHAAVPLSRLRHMIYAYPTFHRAIEDALRDLS
- a CDS encoding serine hydrolase domain-containing protein, whose protein sequence is MHARFAPVRDCFHDLFSAGRETGAGLAVWYDGRPVVDLVGGVRAAVGPAARSGDPWRPDTLVDVYSVGKPVAALCLLVLVDRGRVELDAPVAAYWPEFRTPATVRQVLSHTAGLPAFPVPRPAEAVADWTLLCADLAAAEPEWDPGSVAGEHAWTYGHLVGELVRRVDGRTVGRFLAEEIAGPWRLDLGFGLDAADQRRCADLSYGDPEWPVRMLGEPGSLRARALGNPAGGMDLAVVNSPLWRGAQVPAVNLHATASGLARLYAGLLAGGTLDGVRLIGADLVAEATRTQYDGPDLLLDRRTCWTLGMQREEDGSWGMGGIGGSSAWADPVRGYVFAYATSRLADHDRVEELVEVLHSCL
- a CDS encoding DNA glycosylase AlkZ-like family protein, with the protein product MRPHRISRAEARRVAVRAQLLDANRSSDLLPTVEQLTFLQLDPTAAVAPSADLVAWCRLGAGYRPAHLQQAVERDRTLYEHNAYVRPMTDLGLHLADMAAWPPEGSRALAWLTANDSFRRYVLDLLRDSGPLLSREVPDRSVVPWPSTGWTNNRNVTQMLEFLAARGEVAIAGRIGRQRRWDLAERVYPADTEVVPADEARRIRDERRLRSLGIARASVVGEAGEPAEVEGTPGGWRVDPAALDQPFAGRTALLSPFDRLVHDRKRLWELFDFEYVLEMYVPKAKRRWGYFALPVLHHDRMVGKVDATADRKAGVLRVHAVHEDVPFDGEVSAAVDAELEALATWLGLTTVTRAGRVVDVG
- a CDS encoding TadE/TadG family type IV pilus assembly protein, with product MDGRARGSVSVEVAVLAPAFIMLMVLAGVTGRTAVADEAVESAAHDAARAASISRDAATARAAARNAVRRQLDWRRLNCEGAPRITFSGSVRGRPAGFDAAYRSPVGEPASVTVAITCVVSHADLRAPGLPGVPLRTTASATFTSPLDRYRSRG
- a CDS encoding Rieske 2Fe-2S domain-containing protein, which gives rise to MTKIEQNAKLDRIGDRLQRAVQGTLRPQRVRDLLHGVWLGHPLHPAMVQVPVGAWISAALVDLLPGQRRAATTLVALGTVGAVPAAVAGLNDWAALARDQRRVGLVHAAANSVGLALYAGSLAARLSGRHGTGRALAYLGLSAASAGAYIGGHLAYKQGAQVSQSISELHRMSDEWKAVADLATLPQRRLVTREVDDVSVILYRHGDEVTVMLERCPHQSGPLGEGEVQEIDGHDCVVCPWHGSAFRLNGGEVVHGPSPNDQQLLPTRVVDGVLQTKLP
- the bluB gene encoding 5,6-dimethylbenzimidazole synthase, with the protein product MDLYTAIHRRRDVRAEFTGAPVPDDTLHRVLDAAHAAPSVGYSQPWDFVLVRDAGIRRRFHEHVQVERDTFAATLDGEAAARFARIKIDGVLESTLSIVVTYDPSRGGPAVLGRHAIADAGLYSVCLAIQNLWLAATAEGLGVGWVSFYREPFLADLLGVPAGIRPVAWLCVGPVTHLESVPDLARHGWRQKRPLAEALHSDRWGG